A window from Vigna angularis cultivar LongXiaoDou No.4 chromosome 7, ASM1680809v1, whole genome shotgun sequence encodes these proteins:
- the LOC108337962 gene encoding uncharacterized protein At1g21580 isoform X3, whose translation MDQHHFLHHHYHHPQDHRTTRYASLNPQSHHNHHHHNNLPPPPPAPPPPLSYHRSLHPAPLPQPYTPSTPQPQQQQQQQQFSFNHHSSLPHRTLEDDSRSLPYDLLPRRTTAIPWNPNPRTDDFDREFHHHHHRPPPPPPPPIETLRYDPGRRDRLVVDAYEQNPREALSWGGGDYHAPSQGDVEPPPYVRVYSVECDADVAGRGSRVESKRWVMSDRERERGRELHESSSNLVSKVSNTDKYYHGSDNVGRYSRGNSRERSHEFARTPPKKQMQKKSALLRIQTAKPNHRNREVEQLRYPSYGPEGSNGFFRGKEQYLAHGVKGEEREGSPVEIDISFESNSLVAKAIVAPPSCSVSVPDLNVTPVMDSDLGSGEKNKRVSGSDGYYSGLHQPYRVSSVVVVDLNRSPCKRNDRSGLGKEVNVRKSVQDSSSRSRTREADDSRGQNAVPNSVKAGNVCSGKSTITVVKKKKIVKRLVKKASANSKTSVPNSLQKRLPGTVKVESAALISSTASIPEKIQANSDDKSNIYDEGPDCLHSLPKEGNVLKEDKEGGLLQLSLGPDYTSQECDKDSDNRELSRFEIERDENIPKFSSRASSSEDKKSDSDCLDVNNDVLDNGNIIFMHDNANTSDCLAANNSVPGTIAEVNHMDYDNKQLCQNEGSLSVGNYSNVQSPLNNNLVDAGDEILKTSDTFSSSRKIGIQDGLDCLQHASALKQGSDNGSSNLEDCIIVHGSGIMNDAGNQLAHGDVTRHPENCETEKTFPNSNMLAGSGEGNTKKIKKRKARTQFNILSSEMESLSPDHVNPDNLGNNVDGGTLLLSKDPSTSKVLDQSVQNDVESITGLDEVTALHEEGEFLETQFYAANNNNGDANEVSPSSKRKKVTANPNLTQCQSQISAVIVVTTTSDVEAPVNLNDNQEHQKEFALSSMGMCVPTSVQSMLSVQSMLSVQSLPYSESITKRSDNILSGGSFDSTDANRETMSSEYSELQHSDIVSFSPCEDLAFQHDQFSPLDGECIGNITPVVLVSNTQIDVLGVGNTMGEKTDLQAVKEHYQYREFVQRSPRADMEPNDLNVKNDLLAQQNLMPCPTSGDEVTTSNSNDEFTVDAPGALSDIFSQGMASEVPDKRILELTAINDENICGVEENTSSVHQTKQNSRSDSAFGHGNMITKKTISEPSQVSSKVTTQALNSYRFGSSGTKNQSGSVIPKTFPGHSFTFLKSETKTSASSTHVSKPRTWHRTGNNPPISLPRINSVRAVPPKRPILERKGNFQNTSYVRNGNSLVRKPTPVPALPQISSVNKSSSGLGEISKSTKSESRADVTDQPMYLRAGARFSQQRQRQRTPPLPIDIKSEENTSSSLVEPHSGGSCENVSDPKTFIEINNNAQNSSEDALKHCEIPENQHVPSDNGESQVEANEGNPLSLNTKRIVYIKPKTNQLVATSNSRDVSLSTDDNGQTAFSDGYYKRRKNQLVRTTFESHSNQTAAVPNGTANSDGQGTSNALCNTRFSKKRLHKAVRSSCKRSRASLVWTLCSKNSSENDKNSRHNQKVLPQLFRWKRATFASSFNSSSVSAIRSKHGFSLWKSRVLGVGGCSLKWSKSIEKNSKQANEEATLAVAAVERKKREQKNVVCISSQSKMVEFAGERIFRIGSVRYRMDPTRRTLQRISVDESQSSASTSSGLASKSAYIPRRLVIGNDEYAHSYFSSLLSCLASRLDETRFPRRKSLYNFKSICFIQITAVSICRYVRIGNGNQLIRDPKKRTRKLANEKVRWSLHTARQRLARKQKYCQFFTRFGKCKKDGGKCPYIHDPSKIAVCTKFLNGLCSTPNCKLTHQVIPERMPDCSYFLQGLCSNSNCPYRHVNVNPNASICEGFLRGYCADGNECRKKHSYVCPTFEATGTCTEGSKCKLHHPKKQSKGKKRKRSGDQKHTRGRYFGFIPADVSESGMMVAPNRHKQSSEIEEELSDYISLDVVSEEVADTDDLSFDPAVFCDNDSLDDFDELIKPVLLLKTKFTSQSPNSHILHATGGDFGRLLMR comes from the exons ATGGATCaacaccacttcctccaccaccactaCCACCACCCTCAGGACCACCGCACCACCCGCTACGCTTCCCTCAACCCTCAATCGCATcacaaccaccaccaccataaCAACCTCCCACCGCCGCCGCCCGCGCCGCCACCGCCTCTCTCCTACCACCGCAGCCTCCACCCGGCTCCCCTGCCGCAACCCTACACCCCTTCCACTCCCCAACCCCAAcaacagcagcagcagcagcaattCTCTTTCAATCACCACTCATCTCTCCCACACCGCACCCTCGAAGACGATTCACGTTCTCTCCCCTACGACCTCCTCCCTCGCCGGACCACCGCCATCCCCTGGAACCCTAACCCTAGAACTGACGATTTCGATCGCGaattccaccaccaccaccaccgccCTCCCCCGCCGCCGCCTCCCCCGATCGAAACCCTCCGCTACGACCCCGGGCGTCGTGACCGCCTCGTGGTGGATGCCTACGAGCAAAACCCCAGGGAGGCACTCTCTTGGGGCGGCGGTGACTACCACGCGCCTAGCCAGGGCGACGTAGAGCCCCCGCCCTACGTGCGCGTGTACAGCGTGGAATGTGACGCTGACGTGGCCGGTAGAGGGTCCCGGGTGGAGAGCAAGAGGTGGGTGATGAGTGATAGAGAGAGGGAGAGGGGAAGAGAGTTGCACGAGTCTTCTTCTAATTTAGTTAGCAAGGTTAGTAACACTGACAAATATTATCATGGTTCTGATAATGTGGGTAGGTATAGTAGAGGGAATAGTAGAGAGCGTAGTCATGAATTCGCACGTACTCCTCCTAAGAAACAGATGCAGAAGAAAAGCGCGCTTCTTAGGATTCAGACTGCTAAACCTAATCATAGGAACCGTGAGGTTGAGCAGTTACGGTACCCCAGTTATGGACCTGAAGGTAGCAATGGCTTTTTCAGGGGTAAGGAACAATATTTGGCTCATGGGGTGAAGGgggaagagagagaagggagCCCTGTTGAGATTGATATCTCTTTTGAGTCCAATTCTCTGGTAGCCAAGGCTATTGTTGCGCCGCCTTCGTGTTCAGTGTCTGTTCCTGATTTGAATGTGACGCCGGTTATGGATTCGGATTTGGGTTCTGGAGAGAAGAATAAAAGGGTTTCGGGCTCTGATGGCTATTATTCTGGTTTGCATCAGCCGTATAGAGTGTCTTCCGTTGTGGTTGTGGATTTAAATAGGTCGCCTTGCAAACGGAATGATAGGTCTGGTTTGGGGAAGGAGGTGAATGTGCGGAAGAGTGTTCAGGATAGTTCTTCTCGGTCTCGTACCAGGGAGGCTGATGATTCTCGTGGGCAAAATGCGGTGCCAAATTCAGTTAAAGCTGGCAATGTCTGTTCTGGTAAATCGACCATAACGGTtgtcaagaagaagaaaattgttAAGAGATTGGTGAAGAAAGCTAGTGCAAATTCTAAGACATCTGTGCCAAATTCACTGCAAAAAAGGCTTCCTGGAACTGTGAAAGTTGAGAGTGCTGCACTGATTTCGTCAACGGCCTCTATTCCTGAGAAAATTCAAGCTAATTCAGATGACAAAAGCAACATATATGATGAAGGGCCAGACTGTTTACATTCTTTGCCAAAGGAAGGTAATGTGTTGAAAGAAGATAAAGAGGGAGGTTTACTTCAGCTGAGTTTGGGGCCAGATTACACATCGCAAGAGTGTGACAAAGATTCTGATAATAGGGAACTGTCCAGGTTTGAAATTGAAAGAGATGAAAacattccaaaattttcttctcGTGCTTCTAGTAGTGAAGATAAGAAGAGTGATTCAGATTGTTTAGATGTTAATAATGATGTCCTTGATAatggaaatattatttttatgcatgataATGCAAATACTTCCGATTGTTTAGCTGCAAATAATTCTGTTCCAGGTACTATTGCTGAAGTCAATCACATGGATTATGATAATAAGCAATTATGTCAGAATGAAGGATCTCTATCGGTTGGGAATTATTCAAATGTACAATCCCCACTGAATAACAATCTTGTAGATGCAGGGGATGAGATATTAAAAACCAGCGATACTTTTTCAAGTTCAAGAAAAATTGGGATTCAAGATGGTCTAGATTGCCTACAACATGCCAGTGCACTGAAGCAAGGCTCTGATAATGGATCATCTAATTTAGAAGATTGTATTATTGTTCACGGCTCTGGTATCATGAATGATGCTGGAAACCAATTGGCCCATGGTGATGTCACCAGGCACCCTGAGAATTGTGAGACAGAAAAAACATTCCCAAATTCTAATATGTTAGCTGGATCTGGTGAAGGGAAcacaaagaagataaaaaagagaaaagctagaacacaatttaatattttgagttCAGAGATGGAATCCTTATCTCCAGATCATGTAAATCCTGATAACCTTGGAAATAATGTGGACGGAGGTACACTTCTATTGTCGAAAGATCCATCTACTTCTAAAGTTTTAGATCAGTCTGTTCAAAACGATGTTGAGTCAATAACTGGTTTGGATGAGGTTACTGCTTTACACGAGGAAGGGGAGTTTTTAGAGACTCAGTTTTATGCTGCAAATAACAACAATGGTGATGCAAATGAGGTTTCACCATCttctaaaaggaaaaaagttACAGCTAACCCAAATTTAACTCAATGTCAATCGCAAATCAGTGCTGTTATTGTGGTTACCACCACATCTGATGTTGAAGCTCCTGTCAATCTCAATGATAACCAAGAACATCAGAAAGAATTTGCGTTGTCAAGCATGGGTATGTGTGTACCGACTTCTGTTCAGTCAATGCTTTCTGTTCAGTCAATGCTTTCTGTTCAGTCATTGCCTTATTCAGAGAGTATTACTAAAAGGTCTGACAATATTTTGAGTGGAGGATCTTTTGACTCTACTGATGCAAATAGGGAAACCATGAGTTCCGAGTATTCTGAATTACAACACTCAGATATAGTCTCTTTTTCACCATGTGAGGACTTAGCATTTCAACACGATCAATTCTCACCATTGGACGGTGAGTGCATAGGAAACATTACTCCAGTTGTGCTTGTGAGTAATACTCAAATTGATGTTTTAGGTGTTGGAAATACAATGGGAGAAAAGACTGATTTACAGGCCGTTAAGGAACATTATCAATATAGAGAATTTGTGCAGAGGTCACCAAGAGCTGACATGGAACCTAATGATCTCAATGTTAAGAATGATTTGCTTGCTCAGCAGAACCTTATGCCCTGTCCAACTAGTGGTGATGAAGTCACTACAAGTAATTCGAATGATGAATTCACTGTGGATGCACCTGGTGCATTATCAGATATATTTTCTCAAGGGATGGCATCTGAAGTACCAGATAAAAGGATTTTAGAATTGACAGCTATCAATGATGAAAATATTTGTGGGGTTGAAGAAAATACTTCGTCAGTACATCAGACGAAACAGAATAGTAGGTCAGATAGTGCATTTGGACACGGTAATAtgataacaaagaaaacaatttcAGAACCATCCCAAGTTTCTTCCAAAGTTACAACTCAGGCTTTAAATTCATATCGTTTTGGGTCGAGTGGGACCAAAAATCAGTCAGGTAGTGTCATTCCCAAAACTTTTCCAGGTCATTCTTTTACCTTTTTGAAGTCGGAGACAAAGACATCTGCCTCTTCAACTCATGTGTCAAAACCTCGAACTTGGCATCGGACAGGTAATAATCCCCCTATTTCTTTACCTAGAATCAATTCAGTAAGAGCAGTTCCTCCCAAAAGGCCAATTCTAGAAAGGAAAGGGAACTTTCAAAATACCTCGTATGTTCGTAATGGAAACAGTCTTGTAAGGAAACCTACTCCAGTTCCTGCTTTACCTCAAATCTCCTCTGTAAACAAGTCATCTTCGGGCTTGGGTGAAATATCAAAAAGCACTAAATCTGAAAGCAGGGCTGACGTGACAGATCAACCGATGTACCTGAGAGCAGGAGCAAGATTTTCTCAGCAGAGGCAGAGACAGAGAACACCTCCACTACCAATTGACATCAAATCAGAGGAAAATACATCTTCCTCATTGGTAGAACCTCATTCTGGTGGTTCCTGTGAAAATGTATCTGATCCTAAAACATTTatagaaattaataataatgcaCAGAACTCTTCTGAAGATGCACTGAAGCATTGTGAAATTCCAGAAAACCAACATGTTCCATCCGATAATGGGGAGAGTCAAGTTGAAGCAAACGAAGGCAATCCCCTTTCTCTGAATACGAAGAGAATAGTATATATAAAGCCCAAAACAAATCAATTGGTTGCAACATCAAATTCGCGTGATGTTTCTCTCTCCACTGATGACAACGGCCAAACTGCCTTCTCTGATGGCTActacaagagaagaaaaaatcaGTTGGTTAGGACTACATTTGAAAGCCATTCCAACCAGACTGCTGCAGTGCCTAATGGCACAGCAAATTCTGATGGACAAGGAACTAGTAATGCTCTTTGCAATACGAGGTTTAGTAAGAAGCGGTTACATAAGG CTGTCAGGAGTTCATGCAAACGTTCAAGAGCCTCACTAGTGTGGACACTCTGTAGCAAAAATTCTTCTGAAAATGACAAGAATTCACGTCATAATCAAAAGGTTTTGCCTCAATTGTTTCGATGGAAAAGAGCAACATTTGCTTCAAGTTTCAATAGTAGTTCCGTATCTGCAATCAG GTCAAAACACGGGTTTTCACTTTGGAAATCCAGAGTTTTAGGTGTTGGtggttgtagtttgaaatgGTCCAAATCCATTGAGAAGAACTCAAAGCAAGCTAATGAG GAAGCTACACTTGCTGTTGCTGCTgtagagaggaagaagagagagcaGAAAAATGTGGTTTGCATCAGTTCTCAGTCAAAGA TGGTTGAATTTGCAGGAGAGCGAATATTTCGTATTGGTTCAGTTCGATACAGAATGGATCCCACCAGGAGGACACTCCAGAGGATTTCAG TTGATGAATCCCAGTCCTCGGCATCTACCAGTTCAGGTTTGGCCTCCAAAAGTGCTTACATTCCAAGGAGATTAGTGATTGGAAACGATGAGTATGCACattcttatttttcatcattgttGTCTTGTTTAGCAAGCCGTTTAGATGAAACTAGGTTTCCAAGAAGGAAAAGTTTGTATAATTTCAAGTCTATCTGTTTTATTCAAATAACTGCTGTGAGTATTTGCAGATATGTGCGAATTGGAAATGGTAACCAGCTTATCAGAGACCCAAAGAAACGAACTCGAAAATTGGCAAATGAAAAAGTTAGATGGAGCTTGCACACTGCCAGACAGCGGTTGGCTCGAAAGCAGAAGTATTGTCAGTTTTTTACCAGATTTGGGAAATGtaaaaaggatggagggaagTGTCCTTATATCCATGATCCTTCAAAAATTGCTGTCTGTACTAAGTTCCTGAATGGTTTATGTTCTACTCCCAACTGCAAATTAACGCACCAG GTTATTCCGGAGAGAATGCCAGATTGTTCTTATTTTTTGCAAG GCTTATGCTCAAACAGTAATTGTCCATATAGACATGTCAATGTGAACCCCAATGCATCGATTTGTGAAGGATTTCTCAGGGGATATTGTGCTGATGGGAATGAG TGTCGGAAGAAGCACAGCTATGTCTGTCCTACTTTTGAAGCAACAGGAACCTGTACTGAAGGATCCAAATGCAAACTCCATCACCCCAAAAAACAAAGCAagggaaagaaaaggaagagatcTGGAGATCAGAAACACACCAGAGGACGCTATTTTGGTTTTATTCCTGCTGATGTTTCTGAATCTGGGATGATGGTTGCTCCAAACCGACATAAACAAAGTAGTGAAATTGAAGAGGAACTGTCTGACTACATCAGCCTTGATGTTGTCAGTGAAGAAGTCGCAGACACTGATGATCTATCATTTGATCCAGCAGTGTTCTGTGATAATGATTCCTTGGATGATTTTGATGAACTCATTAAACCAGTTCTTCTACTGAAAACAAAGTTCACATCACAATCACCTAACTCACATATCCTCCACGCAACTGGCGGAGACTTCGGTCGTTTGTTAATGAGGTAA